In Parasteatoda tepidariorum isolate YZ-2023 chromosome 8, CAS_Ptep_4.0, whole genome shotgun sequence, the DNA window AGACTTAtacaagcaatttaaataaaaagttagaaatcaaaaataagcaaaacgaaattttaaagatatttatgttagcaaaaacagcacttcatcagggaaCACACTCTCTGCTAACACACTGGAACCTTTCTGTAGTCAGTGGTTAAATCAAAAGCCGAAGCCCCttaatggaaaaactaaataaaaaaatacaatacctcaaaagttcaaataaaaatgaaaatccaaagataaattttaatttgttgaaatcatttgaaaatccCAAAACAATTTCATACTTGGATTAAAgaagatttatataaataataaaatttgaaatgttactAAAAAGCAGATGGGTGGACAAATAATCattgtttcacaaaaaaaaaaattataattaaatttaaattgatcgtgaaacaatttttctcctTGGGCCCTACTGCCATGGTATTGGAATTCATCATTACAtgactgtatattttttattttaaaggtctTGAACAgcgaaatctataaaaatagatactaataataaatgcaaaaatagaaGTACTTTGCTAATTTGCTCTGTTGATGACGCCAAGTTAGCTGCAGAGAAACTAAGCAATAATTCTTCTAGTCATTTGATGCTAAAAAGGAAAATGgatcttttattagttttcaaagtatttttataattccttGGATCTTCCAGTTCTTCCATAACACAAATTAGACTCATTATTCCCAATTCAGTACaagtattttaaactgaaaaaatgctttaattttacttaattatagccTGGTGTTTTACtttcagaacatttttatttagtttggtAATTGgcagaatattgtaaaatttcatatttaagatACTTATAGTGCAGATTATTTAACCAgtcgttgatttttttttctatccattTCATAATTAAAGACCGACGAGGTTAAAGATATGgcaataaaataggaaaaaataacgATACAAAGTATCTAAGGAAAGATTCAGCACCTGGCATTGAATTTAGAATGACTAATAAaggatttgttaaaaaagaaaggagCTTTGACAAATTATCGAGTAgctgacaaaaataataattggtaaaaaacaagtttcaatAAGAAGGgatctaaaatataaatctaaaaatgcaGTAATAATAGCAGTTGGAACAAAACAACAGAAGGAAAAGTATTGTTCCAGAAGATGAAGTCTGAATAGTATTCAGAGtgaaaaaagaagataattataaaattagaattcaaTCACTCTCTTCAGATGCTGGAACGTGTCTTTCACGGATTTCGTTCGCGATTTCCGAGACGGTTAGTTCTGGAGATGTCACGAGATTTTGGTCAATTCCAAGGTATGTTTCTTCATCCATCACATCTTTGTTGCGTTTTTTAAGTTGCCTGAGCAATTCAAATAAGGGGACGTCATCATATTCATCATCATTAACATCTTCTGACGAGCTAGGACTTTCAACAAATCCAGCATGCCTGAAGAAGTGTTTGATGGTTTTATTGGTCACATCAGCCCAACTCCTGTGGATGTAATTTATACCATCTAAGAGATTTAGTTTCCATTCTCTGCCTTCATCAATGGTTTTAATCCAGTCTCTTACGAGATGAGTCCGATAGTGTCTCTTGAAGCTGGAAATGATTCCTTGATCAAGGGGCTGTAAAACTGGCATTGGGCGGCATGTAAACTAACTCCACTGATGGAAGGTTTCTTACCTCAGTATGCGCTGTGCAATTGTCCACAACAAACGCTGCTTTACGATTTGTTGCATGGAA includes these proteins:
- the LOC139426276 gene encoding tigger transposable element-derived protein 4-like, encoding MPVLQPLDQGIISSFKRHYRTHLVRDWIKTIDEGREWKLNLLDGINYIHRSWADVTNKTIKHFFRHAGFVESPSSSEDVNDDEYDDVPLFELLRQLKKRNKDVMDEETYLGIDQNLVTSPELTVSEIANEIRERHVPASEESD